The genome window CGCGGAGCAGGGCTGAGGCCGACAGGTCCTCGGCCGCGCGCAGGCTGGAGGCGACGAGCGGCACCACGAAGCGCTCGGAGGTGGCGACCGGGGAGCGCAGCGCGCGCCTCCAGCCGAGCAGCCCGCGCAGCCGCATCGCATCGACCACGGCGGCCGCCTCGGCGGCGACCACCGGCAGGAAGCGCAGCATGACGGCGGCGCTCACCGTGAGCGAGCGCGGCAGACGGGCGGCCCGCAGGCCCGCGACCAGCTCCCCCGGGGGCGTGGTGGCCACGAGGTGGGCCGCCACGCCGGCGACCACGGCGAAGCGCAGCGCGAAGGCGGACGCCACCGCGAGAGCGGCCGTGACCGGGTGGGGCACTGCCGCCGGGAGCACGGTGACCAGCAGGGTGAGCGCCCCGAGGACGACCACCACGACGAGCAGCCGCCGCCAGGCGCGGCTGGCAACGGCCAGTCCGAGCGCCAGCCCCGCGGCGGCGGGCACGTGCACCTCACCGCCGGGTCTCATCACCGCGAGGCTGGTGAGCAGCACCAGGGCGACCCGGGTGCGCGGGTCGAGCCGCCAGCCCCGGACGCGCACCGGCTGCGGTGCGCCGGGCGCGGCCACCGCGGCCTGGGACGTCGAGCCCGTCGTCGTCCCGGTCGGGGCCGCTGTCGCCGTCGTCGTCGTGACGGGCACCGCCGTCGCGGGCGTCACCGGTGACGTCACGGGCGGGGGGCCGGACCGGCCGGGGCGAGCCCCGCCTTGACGAAGTGCTTGCGCAGCAGCGCCAGACCGAGCAGACCCCCCAGCAGGCCGGAGACGAAGGCCAGCACGTCGAAGGCGAGCAGGACCGGAACCGAGAACAGCGCATCCATGGCCGCCCGGTAGTCCGGGCTCATGGCCTGCATCGAGGGCGTGGCGAAGTACCCCTGCCGGTCGTAGAACAGGGGCAGCAGGGGCCCTGCGAACCAGGCGCTGAAGACACCGCACGCCATCACGCTGGCCGCGCGCGAGCGGTAGCGGCCCAGCCACAGGACCACCTCGGCGACCACGGCGAGGGCGACGGTGAGCGCGAAGCTGACCGGAGGGTGGCCGAGGACGAGCAGCAGACCGGCCACGAGCACCGCGAACAGCGTCAGCACGCCGGCGTGGCGGGTGCGCGCCACGAGCAGCATGAAGGGCACGCTGCTGACGACGACGCTGACCAGCAGCGCCATCAGCATCACCAGCGGGTTGACGTACCCGAGCATGTTGATGGCGAAGATCACGACGATGTACAGGGCGGCGAAGACGCCGACGTCCACGAGGTCTCGGGGACTCATGGAGAAGCTCGGGCGGCGGCGCGCCCGGTCCGGCGCCGCGGACGGGGTGGCTGCGGCGCTCGGCGTGGGCGAGGTGCTGGGCGGGGTGGCGGGCGTGGACATGCAGGACCTCTCGGGGGGTGGTGGCGCTCGGGTCAGGAGGTGGGCGGTGAGGTGGTGGCGGAGGTGGTGAGGCGCCAGCCCGCCGCACGGGTTCGCTCGGCCCAGTAGCGGGCGTACGTACCGCCGGCCGCGAGCAGCTCGGCGTGCGTGCCCTGCTCGGCGACGCCGCCGCGACCATCGAGCACGACGATGCGGTCGGCGGTCGCGATCGTCGACAGGCGGTGGGCGACCACCACCACGGTGCGGCAGCGCCGCAGCTCGGCGACGGCGTCCTGCACGGCCTGCTCGTTGGTGACGTCGAGGGCCGCGGAGGCCTCGTCCAGGAGCACGACCGGGGCGTCCTTGAGCAGCGCGCGGGCGATGGAGACGCGTTGGCGCTCACCGCCGGAGAGCAGGGCGCCGCCCTCCCCGACGCGGCTGTCCCACCCCTGGGGCAGGCGCTCGGCCACCTCGTCGACGCGGGCGCGCCGGGCAGCGTCCAGGACCCGCTCGCGCGGAGCGTCGGGGTCGCCGAGCCAGACGTTGTCCAGCACCGTCCCGTCGAAGAGGTAGACGTCCTGGAACACGGGGGCCACAGCGGCGAGCACCTGCACGGTTCCCAGCTGCGGCAGGGGGACCCCACCGAGGCTCACGACACCCGCCTGCGGGTCGTGGGTGCGGGCCATCAGCCGGGTGATGGTGGTCTTTCCGGAGCCGGACGGCCCGACGATGGCGGTCATCGCCCCCGCCGGGGCCTCCAGGGTGACGTCGCGCAGCACGGGCTCGGCGTCGCCGTAGGCGAAGGTGACTCCGTCGAGGCGCAGGGTGTACCCGTCCGGGGTGGCGGGCCGGTCGGGCTCGGGCAGCGTCGGCTCTTCGAGCAGGGCGCGCACCTGCGCCAGGGTGTTCGCCGCTACGCGGACGCCGCCGCCGAGCGCCCCCGAGTGGACCAGGGGCTCGGTGAAGCGGACGGCCAGCACCAGCAGGGGCACCAGCTCCTCCACCGCGAGCTCGCCGCTCAGCGCCAGCTGGGTCCCGAGCAGCAGCATCCCGACCACGGCCAGCTGGACGGTGGCGCCGAAGAGGCCGATGCCCGCACCACCGGTGAGGTGCACGTGGCGGTTGGCGCTGCGCTGGGCCTGCAGCGCGTCGTCGACCAGCTGCTGGGCGATGGTGCTGTCACCGGCGGCGCGCAGGGCGGACTGCGTCCGTGCGAGCTCGACCAGGCGCGCCGAAGACTCGGCCACGGCGCTCACGTGCTCGGCGTCGGCGGCCCCGAGCCGCCCCACCAGCCGGCGGTAGACGATCCAGAGCACAGGGACCGTGCAGAGCACCACCAGTCCCAGCCTCCAGTCGATGACCAGCGCCCCGAGCAGCACGGTGGTGGGGGTGACGACGGCGGTGAGCAGCGGCCTGACGACGCCGTACGGCGCCGAGGCGGCGAAGACGGCGCCGCGCGTGGTGAGGTCCGCGACGGTGCCGGACCTGTCGGTGGTGAACCAGCCGGCGGGCAGCTCGACGACCCGGTCCCCGATGCGCGTCAGCAGCGCCGTCAGCACCTCTTCGGCGACGGCCGAGCCGGCCCGCGACGAGCACCAGAACGCGACCGCGTACCCCGCGGCGAGGCCCACGACCACGGCGAGCCACGCGCTGGCGCCCCAGGGGCCCGCAGCTCCCCCGGGGCCGCCGCGCAGCAGCGCCGCCAGCAGCGGCGCGAGGGCGAGGAACGCCAGGCCCTGCAGGACTGCCGCCACCACCACCCAGGCGACCATGCGGCGCAGCACGGCGGCCCCGCGCGCATCGAGGAGCGCGAGCAGCTGGCCGGTCACCGCGCGACCCCCGGACCCGCGAGAGGTGCCGGTGCCGGCGCCTCGGCGGCGTAGCGCTCCCACATCTGCTGGTAGAGCCCCCCGGCGACCGCCAGCTCGGAGTGGGTGCCGTGCTCGATGACACGCCCCCGGTCGAGCACCACCAGCTGGTCGGCGCCGACGACGGTGTGGAGCCGGTGGGCGATGACGACCACGGTGCGGCCCGCCGCGAGGGAGGACAGGGCGTCCTGGACGGCGGCCTCGGAGTCGGGGTCGGCGAAGGCGGTGGCCTCGTCCAGCACGAGCACCGGCGCGTCGGCGAGCAGCGCCCGGGCGATGGTCAGGCGCTGGGCCTCTCCGCCGGAGAGGTGGGCGTCCTCGCCGACCACGGAGTCGTAGCCCCGGGGCAGGCGCTGGATGCGGTCGTGCACGTGCGCGAGCCGGGCGGCGCGCTCGACGGCCTCCTCATCGGCGTGCGGCCTGGCCAGGCGGATGTTGTCGCGGATGCTGGTGCGCAGCAGCTGGACGTCCTGCAGGACGAACGCGACGCTGCGGTACAGGTCGGCCGGGGCGAGCTGGCGGATGTCGGCCCCTCCGAGCACCACGGCACCGGCCGTGGGGTCGTAGAAGCGGAGCAGCAGGCGGGCCAGGGTCGACTTGCCCGAGCCGGAGGCGCCCACGAGCGCGGTCACGGTGCCTGCCGGGCAGCGCAGAGCGACGTCGCGGAGCACCTCGTGCTCGCCCTCGTAGCTGAAGCTGAGGTCGGTGACCTCGACGTCGTGCCCGTCGGCCGCGACGGGCGCCTCGGGCTGCGGCACGACGGGGGTGCTCAGGAAGGCCAGCAGCGAGGCCCGCGCCTGGACGGCGCTGCGCAGGAACTGCCCGGAGAAGCCGAGGGTGAGCAGCGGCGCCGCCACGGTGGCCCCCAGCAGCAGGGCGGGCAGCACGTCGAGGGGGCTGGCGGCCCCGGAGGTGACGAGCCAGGTGCCGACCGCGCCCAGCACGGCGAGCACGACCACCGGCGAGGTGAGGACCTCCAGGAGCGCCATGAGGCCCGCCGTCTCGCGGGACCACTGCCCGTAGAACGCGGCGAACCGGGTAGCGACCTCGCCGAAGCGGCGGTGGCTCCGACCCGCCTGGCCGAACGCCCGCACCACCGCGATGCCGTGGACGTACTC of Quadrisphaera sp. RL12-1S contains these proteins:
- a CDS encoding energy-coupling factor transporter transmembrane component T family protein, coding for MRVRGWRLDPRTRVALVLLTSLAVMRPGGEVHVPAAAGLALGLAVASRAWRRLLVVVVVLGALTLLVTVLPAAVPHPVTAALAVASAFALRFAVVAGVAAHLVATTPPGELVAGLRAARLPRSLTVSAAVMLRFLPVVAAEAAAVVDAMRLRGLLGWRRALRSPVATSERFVVPLVASSLRAAEDLSASALLRGLGGAHRPTALRAPRLGPADALCAAAVAALALSSGLVGALVGAWSGSGTLR
- a CDS encoding MptD family putative ECF transporter S component translates to MSTPATPPSTSPTPSAAATPSAAPDRARRRPSFSMSPRDLVDVGVFAALYIVVIFAINMLGYVNPLVMLMALLVSVVVSSVPFMLLVARTRHAGVLTLFAVLVAGLLLVLGHPPVSFALTVALAVVAEVVLWLGRYRSRAASVMACGVFSAWFAGPLLPLFYDRQGYFATPSMQAMSPDYRAAMDALFSVPVLLAFDVLAFVSGLLGGLLGLALLRKHFVKAGLAPAGPAPRP
- a CDS encoding ABC transporter ATP-binding protein; amino-acid sequence: MVAWVVVAAVLQGLAFLALAPLLAALLRGGPGGAAGPWGASAWLAVVVGLAAGYAVAFWCSSRAGSAVAEEVLTALLTRIGDRVVELPAGWFTTDRSGTVADLTTRGAVFAASAPYGVVRPLLTAVVTPTTVLLGALVIDWRLGLVVLCTVPVLWIVYRRLVGRLGAADAEHVSAVAESSARLVELARTQSALRAAGDSTIAQQLVDDALQAQRSANRHVHLTGGAGIGLFGATVQLAVVGMLLLGTQLALSGELAVEELVPLLVLAVRFTEPLVHSGALGGGVRVAANTLAQVRALLEEPTLPEPDRPATPDGYTLRLDGVTFAYGDAEPVLRDVTLEAPAGAMTAIVGPSGSGKTTITRLMARTHDPQAGVVSLGGVPLPQLGTVQVLAAVAPVFQDVYLFDGTVLDNVWLGDPDAPRERVLDAARRARVDEVAERLPQGWDSRVGEGGALLSGGERQRVSIARALLKDAPVVLLDEASAALDVTNEQAVQDAVAELRRCRTVVVVAHRLSTIATADRIVVLDGRGGVAEQGTHAELLAAGGTYARYWAERTRAAGWRLTTSATTSPPTS
- a CDS encoding ABC transporter ATP-binding protein yields the protein MLAVTGPAQPVGGGLFRAVRGRVLVVVTLSVVGALASVVPLVGIVELTRALWPATSGGAVDAGRAWAAAVGAALALVVAVAANLGAVLLAHLADSDLQLDLRRRIVQHLRALPLGWFDARSSGAVRKVAQNDVSAIHQLTAHALQDAVTTVVVPVVVLAYLFAVEWRMALACLALVLVALVLFAGVMRGSAEKYAQYDASLADLNAASVEYVHGIAVVRAFGQAGRSHRRFGEVATRFAAFYGQWSRETAGLMALLEVLTSPVVVLAVLGAVGTWLVTSGAASPLDVLPALLLGATVAAPLLTLGFSGQFLRSAVQARASLLAFLSTPVVPQPEAPVAADGHDVEVTDLSFSYEGEHEVLRDVALRCPAGTVTALVGASGSGKSTLARLLLRFYDPTAGAVVLGGADIRQLAPADLYRSVAFVLQDVQLLRTSIRDNIRLARPHADEEAVERAARLAHVHDRIQRLPRGYDSVVGEDAHLSGGEAQRLTIARALLADAPVLVLDEATAFADPDSEAAVQDALSSLAAGRTVVVIAHRLHTVVGADQLVVLDRGRVIEHGTHSELAVAGGLYQQMWERYAAEAPAPAPLAGPGVAR